The following coding sequences lie in one Salmo salar chromosome ssa13, Ssal_v3.1, whole genome shotgun sequence genomic window:
- the LOC106566399 gene encoding matrix metalloproteinase-9 has translation MRSHHRVLVFLVLAMCTVGGWCVPLKKTVSVTFPGDVLKNMTDMELADSYLKRFGYMNVQHRSGFQSMVSTSKALMRMQRQMGLEETGTLDKSTVAAMKAPRCGVPDVRSYQTFDGDLKWDHHDVTYRILNYSPDMEASLIDDAFARAFKVWSDVTPLTFTRLFDGTADIMVSFGKADHGDGYPFDGKDGLLAHAFPPGEGIQGDAHFDDDENWTLGKGAAVKTSFGNAEGALCYFPFSFEGKQYSTCTTEGRSDNLPWCATTADYGRDKKFGFCPSELLYTFDGNSNGKECVFPFVFQGETYEGCTTEGRSDGYRWCSTTDNFDKDKKYGFCPNRDTAVIGGNSEGEPCQFPFVFLGKKYDSCTSEGRGDGRLWCATTSDFDADTKWGFCPDRGYSLFLVAAHEFGHALGLDHSNIRDALMYPMYSYVEDFSLHGDDVEGIQYLYGSKTGPDPTPPGPPIPTPGPSDEPEPNTPTTTTTSPTTTHPVDPSQDPCQINKFDTITEIDGDLHFFKDGQYWRLSSKTDGGLKGPFSMSERWPALPAVVDTAFEDLVTKKIYFFSGTRFWVYTGQSLLGPRSIDKLGLPSTVEKVEGALQRGKGKVLLFSGENYWRLDVKGQNIDKGYPRFTDIVFGGVPNDAHDVFHFKGHIYFCRDRFYWRMNSRRQVDRVGYVKYDILKCTDSSNYRY, from the exons ATGAGATCTCACCATAGAGTTCTGGTTTTCCTAGTGTTGGCAATGTGCACAGTAGGTGGATGGTGCGTTCCCCTGAAGAAAACCGTGTCTGTCACCTTCCCTGGAGATGTCCTCAAGAACATGACGGATATGGAGCTGGCAGAC AGCTACCTGAAGAGGTTTGGCTACATGAACGTCCAGCACCGCAGTGGTTTCCAGTCCATGGTGTCCACCTCCAAGGCTCTGATGAGAATGCAGAGGCAGATGGGGTTGGAAGAGACAGGGACGCTGGACAAGTCTACGGTAGCAGCCATGAAGGCACCTCGCTGTGGGGTCCCTGATGTACGCTCCTACCAGACCTTTGACGGGGACCTGAAATGGGATCATCATGATGTTACATACAG GATCCTGAACTACTCTCCAGACATGGAAGCGTCTCTGATAGACGATGCCTTCGCCAGAGCCTTCAAAGTGTGGAGTGATGTCACCCCTCTCACCTTCACGCGTCTGTTTGACGGCACCGCCGACATCATGGTGTCATTTGGAAAAGCAG ATCATGGAGACGGCTACCCCTTCGATGGTAAGGACGGCCTTCTGGCCCACGCCTTCCCCCCTGGTGAGGGCATACAGGGAGACGCCCACTTTGACGATGACGAAAACTGGACCCTTGGCAAAGGAGCAG CTGTGAAGACTAGCTTTGGCAACGCAGAGGGTGCCCTGTGCTACTTCCCTTTTTCCTTCGAGGGCAAGCAGTACTCCACGTGCACCACAGAGGGGCGCTCTGACAACCTGCCCTGGTGTGCCACCACAGCCGACTACGGCAGAGATAAGAAATTCGGCTTCTGTCCAAGTGAAC TTCTGTACACATTCGACGGAAACAGCAACGGCAAAGAATGTGTGTTCCCCTTCGTGTTCCAGGGGGAGACATATGAAGGTTGCACGACAGAGGGTCGCAGTGATGGATACCGCTGGTGTTCCACCACAGACAACTTTGACAAGGATAAGAAATATGGCTTCTGTCCCAACAGAG ATACGGCTGTGATTGGTGGAAACTCTGAGGGAGAGCCGTGCCAGTTCCCCTTTGTCTTCCTGGGGAAGAAGTATGACTCATGCACCAGCGAGGGACGGGGAGACGGCAGGCTGTGGTGCGCTACCACCAGCGACTTTGACGCAGACACGAAATGGGGCTTCTGCCCAGATAGGG GCTACAGTCTCTTCCTGGTTGCGGCCCACGAGTTTGGTCATGCCCTGGGTCTGGACCACTCCAACATCAGAGACGCCCTCATGTATCCCATGTACAGCTACGTTGAAGACTTCTCCCTACATGGAGATGATGTTGAGGGCATTCAGTATCTCTATG GATCCAAGACAGGCCCTGACCCCACACCCCCTGGGCCCCCCATCCCTACACCTGGTCCCAGCGATGAGCCTGAGCCCAacacccccactaccaccactaccagccccaccaccacacaccctgTGGACCCATCCCAGGACCCCTGCCAGATCAACAAGTTCGACACCATCACAGAGATCGATGGAGACCTGCACTTCTTCAAGGACGG GCAATATTGGAGGCTGTCAAGCAAGACTGACGGTGGACTGAAGGGTCCGTTCTCCATGTCTGAGAGGTGGCCAGCTCTGCCAGCCGTTGTTGACACGGCCTTTGAGGACCTTGTAACAAAGAAAATCTACTTCTTCTCAG GCACCAGGTTCTGGGTGTATACAGGACAGAGTCTCCTGGGACCCCGCAGCATTGACAAACTGGGTCTGCCCTCTACTGTAGAGAAGGTGGAGGGAGCACTACAGAGAGGGAAAGGCAAGGTGCTGCTCTTCAGTGGAGAGAACTACTGGAG GCTGGATGTGAAGGGCCAGAATATCGACAAGGGATATCCCCGCTTCACAGACATTGTCTTCGGGGGTGTTCCCAATGATGCTCATGATGTCTTCCACTTCAAGG GCCACATCTACTTCTGTCGGGATCGTTTTTACTGGCGAATGAACTCTAGGAGACAGGTAGACCGTGTGGGATACGTGAAGTACGATATCCTGAAGTGTACCGACTCCTCCAACTACCGCTACTGA